A stretch of the Polaribacter pacificus genome encodes the following:
- the dnaE gene encoding DNA polymerase III subunit alpha, whose translation MYLIFDTETTGLPKSWNAPITDTNNWPRCVQIAWQLHDANGNLLEHSDFLIKPEGYNIPYDAERIHGISTELAEEQGIALEKALELFNIALEKTTFVVGQNVGFDLNIMGCEFHRLGVQNKLNDLPLLDTCTEKTALMCQIPGGRGGKFKLPTLTELHQHLFGAAFNEAHNATADVEATTRCFLELIRLREFTKEELDVDESYFKEFSEANPKPIELIGLKHINLKKESTKIKKRLDKLKDTKETITTNEGMAALANVQFAHLHNHTQFSVLQSTIQINNIVKAAAKDKMSAIAMTDTGNMMAAFHFVASVLNHNKAAKATNAALEEKGEAPTETVLKPIVGCEFNVCLDHKDKSNKDNGYQVVLLAKNKKGYHNLAKMSSLAFVDGFYYVPRIDREIIKKYKGDIIVLTGNLYGEVPSKILNVGEQQAEDALLWWKQEFGDDLYIELMRHGQEDENIVNETLLKFAKTHNVKVVASNNTFYLEKEDANAHDILLCVKDGEKQATPKGRGRGYRYGLPNSEYYFKSSEEMKTLFADLPDAILNIEEVVDKIEVYTLARDVLLPAFDIPTEFQDPKDLEDQGKRGENNFLRHLTYEGAKKRYGEITDAIRERLDFELEVIEKTGYPGYFLIVEDFIREARKMDVSVGPGRGSAAGSVVAYCLWITNLDPIKYDLLFERFLNPERVSMPDIDIDFDDEGRGRVMDYVIDKYGSNQVAQIITYGTMAAKSSIRDTARVLDLPLFEADRIAKLIPGMKLKKLFSLDEKGLRSNLRSEEYALVADLIQLSEGNDLIAETINKARVLEGSVRNTGIHACGVIITPSDITNYVPVALAKDSDMYVTQFDNSVVESAGLLKMDFLGLKTLTLIKDTVKIVKARHDVLLDPESFPLDDEKTYELFQRGETIGIFQYESPGMQKHMRSLKPTVFADLIAMNALYRPGPMEYIPSFINRKHGIEEIDYDLPAMEEYLAETYGITVYQEQVMLLSQKLANFTKGEADVLRKAMGKKQADVLAKMKPKFIEQASINGHDAKKLEKIWKDWEAFASYAFNKSHSTCYAWIAYQTAYLKAHYPAEYMASVLSNNMNDIKQVSFFMEEAKRMGLTVLGPDVNESYSKFSVNKEGAIRFGMAAIKGVGSSAVKAIIDERKENGPFSSIFDVAKRVDLRVANKKAFDGLILAGGFDSFTETHRAQYYEIDEKGLTFIEKALRYGNKYQESQNSSQVSLFGEASDIQLPEPEIPDCETWGTMELLGKEKEVVGIYISAHPLDDFKNELRFCNANLSYFKGDLKKYIGMNLSFAGIISDVQHRVSKVGKGWGLFTVEDYNESYEFRIFGEDYLKFRHFLVPNSFLFLRITINQGWTNKETGVVGEPRMQFTDIKLLHDTMDNLCKKITLQLPLQQVNPEQIKKLQHLFVGNNGKQSVHFTIYDKKEQIELNLPSRNTKIKITNELLSSLDKEQVTYKLN comes from the coding sequence ATGTATTTAATTTTTGACACCGAAACAACTGGTTTACCCAAGAGCTGGAACGCCCCAATTACCGACACAAACAATTGGCCAAGGTGTGTACAAATTGCGTGGCAACTACACGATGCAAACGGGAATCTGCTAGAACACAGTGATTTTCTTATTAAGCCAGAAGGCTATAATATTCCTTATGATGCCGAAAGAATTCATGGAATTTCTACAGAATTAGCAGAAGAACAAGGGATCGCTTTAGAAAAAGCGCTTGAATTGTTTAACATCGCTTTAGAAAAAACAACTTTTGTGGTAGGGCAAAATGTTGGTTTTGACCTAAACATTATGGGCTGTGAATTTCATCGTTTGGGTGTGCAAAACAAGCTAAATGATCTTCCTTTATTAGACACCTGTACAGAAAAGACCGCTTTAATGTGTCAGATACCTGGAGGTCGTGGAGGAAAATTTAAACTCCCTACCCTAACAGAACTGCATCAGCATTTGTTTGGAGCCGCTTTTAATGAGGCGCATAACGCAACTGCAGATGTTGAAGCCACTACTCGTTGTTTTTTAGAGCTTATTCGTTTAAGAGAATTTACCAAAGAAGAGCTTGATGTTGATGAAAGTTATTTTAAAGAATTTTCTGAAGCCAATCCAAAACCCATTGAGTTAATTGGCCTAAAACACATCAACCTAAAAAAGGAAAGCACTAAAATAAAAAAGCGTCTTGACAAGTTAAAAGACACCAAAGAGACCATAACTACCAATGAGGGCATGGCTGCTCTTGCCAATGTACAGTTTGCGCATTTACACAATCACACTCAGTTCTCAGTCTTGCAATCTACCATACAGATTAACAATATTGTAAAGGCTGCTGCCAAAGACAAAATGTCTGCCATAGCCATGACTGATACCGGAAACATGATGGCTGCTTTTCATTTTGTGGCATCTGTTTTAAACCACAACAAAGCTGCCAAAGCCACCAATGCTGCTCTCGAAGAAAAAGGAGAAGCTCCAACAGAAACTGTTTTAAAACCCATCGTTGGTTGTGAGTTTAACGTGTGTTTAGACCATAAAGACAAATCAAATAAGGACAACGGATATCAAGTAGTTCTTTTGGCTAAAAACAAAAAAGGCTATCACAATTTGGCAAAAATGTCTTCTCTAGCTTTTGTTGATGGATTTTATTATGTGCCAAGAATTGATCGAGAGATTATAAAAAAATACAAAGGAGACATTATTGTTTTAACAGGAAATCTCTACGGAGAAGTGCCTAGTAAAATCTTAAATGTTGGTGAACAACAAGCAGAAGATGCCTTGTTGTGGTGGAAACAAGAGTTTGGCGATGACCTCTACATAGAGTTAATGCGTCATGGACAAGAAGATGAAAACATTGTTAATGAAACTCTCTTAAAGTTTGCAAAAACTCATAATGTAAAAGTTGTTGCCAGTAACAATACTTTTTACTTAGAAAAAGAGGATGCCAATGCCCATGATATTTTACTCTGTGTAAAGGACGGAGAAAAACAAGCCACTCCAAAAGGCAGAGGCCGTGGTTATCGATATGGCTTACCCAATAGCGAGTACTATTTTAAATCATCCGAAGAGATGAAAACGCTGTTTGCAGATTTACCAGATGCCATCTTAAACATAGAAGAAGTTGTTGATAAAATAGAAGTTTACACCCTAGCTAGAGATGTCTTATTGCCTGCATTTGATATTCCAACAGAATTTCAAGACCCAAAAGATCTTGAAGATCAAGGCAAACGAGGCGAAAATAATTTCTTGCGTCATCTAACCTATGAAGGCGCTAAAAAACGCTATGGAGAAATTACGGATGCCATTAGAGAGCGTCTAGATTTTGAGCTTGAAGTTATAGAAAAGACTGGATACCCTGGATACTTTCTAATTGTAGAAGATTTTATTCGGGAGGCCAGAAAAATGGATGTTTCTGTAGGCCCAGGACGTGGTTCTGCCGCAGGATCTGTGGTAGCTTACTGCTTATGGATCACCAATTTAGACCCAATTAAGTACGACCTCCTTTTTGAGCGTTTCTTAAATCCAGAACGTGTGTCCATGCCCGATATTGATATTGATTTTGATGATGAAGGTCGTGGGAGAGTCATGGATTATGTAATTGACAAATACGGATCCAATCAGGTAGCACAAATTATCACTTACGGAACCATGGCTGCTAAATCTTCTATTAGAGATACGGCTCGAGTACTTGATTTACCCTTGTTTGAAGCCGATAGAATTGCCAAATTGATTCCGGGAATGAAACTGAAAAAGTTATTTTCTTTGGATGAAAAAGGACTCCGATCCAATCTGCGTTCAGAAGAGTACGCTTTGGTAGCTGATCTGATTCAGCTTTCTGAAGGGAATGATTTAATTGCAGAGACCATTAACAAGGCTCGTGTTTTAGAAGGCTCAGTTAGAAATACAGGTATTCATGCCTGTGGGGTGATCATTACACCTTCAGACATTACAAACTATGTACCCGTTGCATTGGCAAAGGACTCAGACATGTATGTCACTCAGTTTGACAACTCTGTGGTAGAAAGTGCTGGACTACTAAAAATGGACTTCTTAGGTCTAAAAACCTTAACCCTAATTAAAGACACTGTAAAAATTGTAAAAGCCAGACATGATGTTTTGCTTGACCCTGAAAGCTTTCCGCTAGATGATGAAAAAACCTATGAGCTTTTTCAACGAGGAGAAACCATCGGGATTTTCCAGTATGAATCTCCTGGGATGCAAAAGCACATGCGCTCTTTAAAGCCTACTGTTTTTGCCGATCTTATTGCCATGAACGCCCTGTACAGACCAGGACCAATGGAATATATCCCGTCTTTTATTAACAGAAAGCACGGCATCGAAGAGATTGATTATGACCTGCCTGCCATGGAAGAGTATTTGGCAGAAACTTATGGGATTACCGTCTATCAAGAGCAGGTAATGCTTCTGTCTCAAAAATTGGCAAATTTTACAAAAGGTGAAGCCGACGTCTTGAGAAAGGCAATGGGAAAAAAGCAGGCTGACGTTTTGGCTAAAATGAAACCAAAATTTATTGAGCAAGCAAGCATTAACGGTCATGATGCTAAAAAATTAGAAAAAATTTGGAAAGACTGGGAGGCTTTTGCTAGTTATGCCTTTAACAAAAGTCACTCTACTTGTTATGCTTGGATTGCCTACCAAACGGCTTATCTAAAAGCACATTATCCGGCAGAGTATATGGCTTCTGTGCTGTCTAACAATATGAACGATATTAAACAGGTGTCGTTTTTTATGGAAGAAGCCAAACGCATGGGGCTTACCGTACTTGGTCCGGATGTAAATGAATCCTATTCTAAGTTTTCTGTAAACAAAGAAGGCGCTATTCGTTTTGGAATGGCAGCCATTAAAGGAGTTGGTAGTTCTGCGGTAAAAGCCATTATTGATGAGCGAAAAGAAAATGGCCCTTTCAGCTCTATTTTTGATGTGGCAAAAAGAGTAGATCTACGCGTTGCAAACAAGAAAGCTTTTGACGGTTTAATTTTAGCGGGTGGTTTTGATTCCTTTACAGAAACACACCGAGCTCAATATTATGAGATAGATGAAAAAGGCCTAACCTTTATAGAAAAAGCCCTGCGCTATGGTAACAAATACCAAGAAAGCCAGAATTCATCACAGGTATCCTTGTTTGGAGAAGCCTCAGATATTCAATTGCCAGAACCAGAAATTCCAGATTGTGAAACCTGGGGTACCATGGAGCTTCTCGGAAAAGAAAAAGAAGTGGTTGGTATTTATATTTCTGCCCACCCTTTAGATGATTTTAAGAATGAGCTGCGTTTTTGCAATGCCAACTTATCTTATTTTAAAGGAGATCTAAAAAAATACATCGGAATGAATCTGTCTTTTGCAGGAATCATTTCTGATGTGCAACATCGAGTTTCTAAAGTAGGAAAAGGTTGGGGACTTTTTACCGTAGAAGATTATAACGAGAGTTATGAGTTTAGAATTTTTGGTGAAGACTATTTAAAGTTTAGACACTTTTTGGTTCCAAATTCCTTTTTGTTTTTAAGAATCACCATTAACCAAGGGTGGACCAATAAAGAAACTGGTGTAGTGGGTGAACCTAGAATGCAATTTACAGACATAAAACTCCTGCATGACACTATGGACAATCTCTGTAAAAAAATTACCTTGCAACTCCCTTTACAACAAGTGAACCCAGAACAGATAAAAAAATTACAGCATTTGTTTGTGGGCAATAATGGCAAACAATCTGTGCATTTTACCATCTATGATAAAAAAGAGCAAATAGAGTTAAACTTACCGAGTAGAAACACCAAAATTAAAATAACCAATGAACTGTTAAGCTCTCTAGATAAAGAACAGGTAACTTATAAACTCAATTAA
- a CDS encoding 30S ribosomal protein S16, with protein sequence MSVKIRLQRHGKKGKPFYSIVAADARAKRDGKFLEKLGTYNPNVNPAIIDLDVDGAVKWLQNGAQPTDTAKAILSYKGALLKNHLAGGVRKGALTEEQAEAKFTAWLEEKATRIATKKDGLSKEQAEAKAKALEAEKAVNEARVNAAKEAEEAILAEQKAAEDAAAAEAAEATTEEAVTEETSEEATEEKSAE encoded by the coding sequence ATGTCAGTAAAAATTAGATTACAAAGACACGGTAAAAAAGGAAAACCATTTTATTCAATCGTTGCAGCTGATGCACGTGCAAAAAGAGATGGTAAATTCTTAGAAAAATTAGGTACTTACAATCCTAATGTAAACCCAGCAATCATTGATTTAGATGTTGATGGAGCTGTTAAATGGTTGCAAAATGGAGCACAACCTACAGATACTGCGAAAGCAATTTTATCTTACAAAGGTGCTTTATTAAAGAATCACTTAGCTGGTGGAGTTCGTAAAGGAGCTTTAACTGAAGAGCAAGCAGAAGCTAAATTTACTGCTTGGTTAGAAGAAAAAGCAACAAGAATCGCTACTAAAAAAGATGGTTTATCTAAAGAGCAAGCAGAAGCAAAAGCAAAAGCATTAGAAGCAGAAAAAGCTGTAAACGAAGCGCGTGTAAACGCTGCTAAAGAAGCAGAAGAAGCTATCTTAGCTGAGCAAAAAGCAGCAGAAGATGCAGCGGCAGCAGAAGCAGCTGAGGCAACAACTGAAGAAGCAGTAACTGAAGAAACTTCAGAAGAAGCTACCGAAGAAAAATCTGCAGAATAA
- the rimM gene encoding ribosome maturation factor RimM (Essential for efficient processing of 16S rRNA), which translates to MRKEDCFYLGKIVRKHSFRGEVVIKLDTDEPELYQEMESVFVDLGNNLIPFFIEKSLLQKGNQLRVQFEDIQSEEEADGIMKAEVYLPLSMLPKLTGDKFYFHEVIGFKAVDSRYGYVGIIEGVNDKTAQPLFEIKNGEKDVFIPMIDNFIKKVDRENQTIEFDTPEGLVEMYLS; encoded by the coding sequence ATGCGTAAAGAAGATTGTTTTTATTTAGGCAAAATCGTTAGAAAGCATAGTTTTAGAGGTGAGGTAGTGATCAAATTAGATACTGACGAACCTGAATTGTATCAAGAAATGGAATCAGTTTTTGTCGACTTAGGCAATAACCTGATTCCATTTTTTATTGAAAAAAGTTTACTTCAAAAAGGCAATCAACTTCGAGTTCAGTTTGAAGATATTCAAAGCGAAGAAGAAGCCGATGGTATTATGAAAGCAGAGGTATACTTGCCACTTTCTATGCTACCTAAACTAACAGGCGATAAGTTTTATTTTCATGAGGTGATCGGTTTTAAAGCCGTAGATAGCCGTTATGGATATGTTGGCATTATAGAAGGTGTCAATGACAAAACCGCCCAGCCTTTGTTTGAAATCAAAAACGGTGAGAAGGATGTTTTTATCCCGATGATTGATAACTTTATCAAAAAAGTAGATCGAGAAAATCAAACCATTGAGTTTGATACACCAGAAGGACTTGTAGAAATGTATCTATCCTAA
- a CDS encoding site-specific integrase, translated as MQHLFSFIFYIKRSKADKSGKANIYLRITVNGKRAELSISRKVDVEKWSSSAGKMKGSSGETQQLNKYIDSIANRIYKIHQRLVEENKLITATNIRNIYQGKNEIRKMTLEIFENHNIQMEKLVGKDYALGTSERYKIAKKHLKNYINHEYKIEDIPVTEINNKFITGFEYYLKTEKNCAHNTTIKYITNFKKVVRIAYANDWIVKDPFFNWKGILKTVEREFLDEGEIQRLIEKEFSISRLNLVKDIFVFSCFTGLAYADVKALNKDNIVIGIDGGRWIKTTRKKTKTKSNIPLLPSAETILKKYEEYSDVLNSNKLLPVLSNQKMNAYLKEIADLCEINKNLTFHLARHTFATTITLTNGVPIESVSKMLGHKSLKTTQHYAKIIDRKVSEDMATLRSKLEETNYKELKHLNQE; from the coding sequence ATGCAACATTTATTCTCATTTATTTTCTATATCAAACGTAGTAAAGCAGATAAAAGTGGAAAAGCAAATATTTATTTAAGGATTACTGTAAATGGTAAAAGAGCCGAATTAAGTATTTCGAGAAAGGTTGACGTTGAAAAGTGGAGTTCTTCTGCTGGTAAGATGAAAGGTTCTTCTGGAGAAACTCAACAACTTAATAAATATATTGATAGTATTGCTAACCGAATCTATAAAATACACCAAAGGTTAGTAGAAGAAAATAAATTAATTACAGCTACTAATATTAGAAACATTTACCAGGGTAAAAATGAGATTAGAAAAATGACTTTGGAAATATTTGAAAATCATAATATTCAAATGGAAAAGCTAGTTGGTAAAGATTACGCTTTAGGTACATCAGAAAGATATAAAATAGCAAAAAAACATTTAAAAAATTATATTAATCACGAATATAAAATAGAAGATATACCAGTAACAGAGATTAATAATAAATTTATTACGGGGTTTGAATACTATTTGAAAACAGAAAAAAATTGCGCACACAATACAACTATAAAGTATATTACCAATTTTAAGAAAGTCGTAAGAATCGCTTACGCAAATGACTGGATAGTTAAAGACCCGTTTTTTAATTGGAAAGGAATTTTAAAGACAGTTGAAAGAGAATTTTTGGATGAGGGAGAAATCCAAAGATTAATTGAAAAAGAGTTTTCTATAAGTCGATTAAATTTGGTAAAAGATATTTTTGTGTTTAGTTGCTTTACAGGTTTAGCGTATGCGGATGTAAAAGCATTAAATAAAGATAATATTGTAATTGGTATTGATGGTGGTCGTTGGATAAAAACAACCAGAAAAAAGACTAAAACCAAAAGTAATATTCCATTATTGCCTTCTGCAGAAACTATTTTAAAAAAATATGAAGAGTATTCTGATGTTTTAAATTCAAACAAGTTATTGCCAGTTTTAAGTAATCAAAAAATGAATGCTTATTTGAAAGAAATTGCTGATTTATGCGAAATAAATAAAAACTTAACTTTTCATTTAGCACGTCATACTTTTGCAACTACTATAACATTAACTAATGGTGTTCCAATAGAATCTGTAAGTAAAATGCTTGGACACAAATCTTTAAAAACAACACAGCATTATGCTAAAATAATTGATAGAAAAGTTAGCGAGGATATGGCTACATTAAGAAGTAAATTAGAAGAAACCAATTATAAAGAATTAAAACACCTAAATCAAGAATAG
- a CDS encoding DUF6660 family protein — protein sequence MKFLTFILSAYILVLNLAPCEDYTVLNDEVKTEISQGFNHDNQDSDLCTPFCNCQCCHINVMQLKLVNVKFNTSFISTQDFFYLNGIEKDFTPSILQPPKV from the coding sequence ATGAAATTTTTAACTTTTATATTATCAGCTTATATTCTTGTACTTAATTTAGCACCTTGCGAAGATTATACTGTACTTAATGATGAAGTTAAAACAGAAATTTCTCAGGGATTTAACCATGACAATCAAGATTCAGATTTATGCACTCCTTTTTGTAATTGTCAATGTTGTCACATTAATGTTATGCAATTAAAATTGGTAAATGTTAAGTTTAATACATCCTTTATATCTACACAAGATTTTTTCTACCTTAATGGTATAGAAAAAGATTTCACTCCTTCAATTTTACAGCCACCAAAGGTGTAA